One Phycisphaeraceae bacterium genomic window carries:
- a CDS encoding efflux RND transporter periplasmic adaptor subunit encodes MANPVKRDVTAYTTYTGVVEASETVELRARVQGFLERIEFDPGQRVSKGDLLFVIDKRQYQAAVDRAEALLRSRESALEGAANDARLARELADQRAGPEIDALIKAARRDAMAADVAAAEAELFEATLNLEFCEVRAPIDGRITVNYVDIGNLVGRGEPTLLAKIIQGTPAFVSVDVSESDVLAVRRDRAKSGTPGDVEPGQVSPGQWRPSRLALTGDDEFAIEGVVDYVQPELDLQTGTLRIRTRYENTNESLLPGFFARVRFAMESRESLLVPEAALLSDQQGRFAMVVNDQDEVEVRRVRIGILDGAMRVVEEGLSEKDRVIVLGVLRARPGSKVTPKTQEPAPGAP; translated from the coding sequence GTGGCGAATCCCGTCAAGCGGGATGTGACCGCGTACACCACCTACACGGGCGTGGTCGAGGCGTCGGAAACGGTCGAACTTCGGGCTCGTGTCCAGGGGTTTCTCGAGCGCATCGAGTTCGATCCGGGCCAGCGGGTCAGCAAGGGAGACCTGCTCTTCGTGATCGACAAACGTCAGTATCAGGCCGCGGTTGATCGCGCCGAAGCGCTTCTGAGATCGCGCGAGTCGGCGCTCGAGGGCGCCGCGAACGACGCCCGCCTCGCTCGGGAGCTCGCCGACCAGCGCGCAGGCCCCGAGATCGACGCGCTCATCAAGGCCGCGCGCCGCGACGCGATGGCCGCCGATGTCGCCGCCGCCGAGGCTGAACTGTTCGAGGCGACGCTGAACCTCGAGTTCTGCGAGGTGCGCGCCCCGATCGACGGCCGAATCACCGTGAACTACGTCGATATCGGAAACCTCGTCGGTCGCGGCGAGCCGACGCTGCTCGCGAAGATCATCCAGGGCACGCCGGCGTTCGTCTCCGTCGATGTCAGCGAGTCCGATGTGCTCGCGGTCCGGCGCGATCGCGCCAAGAGCGGCACGCCGGGCGACGTTGAGCCCGGTCAGGTCAGCCCGGGACAGTGGCGTCCGAGCCGGCTCGCACTCACCGGCGACGACGAGTTCGCGATCGAAGGCGTCGTCGATTATGTGCAGCCGGAGCTGGACCTCCAGACCGGCACGCTGCGCATCCGCACGCGCTACGAGAACACCAATGAGTCGCTCCTCCCCGGCTTCTTCGCGCGGGTTCGATTCGCGATGGAGTCGCGCGAATCCCTGCTCGTGCCCGAGGCCGCGCTGCTGAGCGATCAGCAGGGGCGGTTCGCCATGGTCGTCAACGATCAGGACGAGGTGGAAGTCCGGCGCGTGCGGATCGGCATCCTCGACGGCGCAATGCGCGTCGTCGAGGAGGGTCTCAGCGAGAAGGACCGCGTGATCGTCCTCGGCGTGCTGCGCGCACGCCCCGGCTCGAAGGTAACCCCGAAGACCCAGGAACCCGCGCCCGGCGCACCGTGA